The sequence CGGCCAGTTGCTAGTCAGACACGCCCACCGAAGGTTCCGTACAAACGTAAGGtgacgaacccaatcatggacagtttaagaaaaaaattcgccagtttttgatatttcactgataaatgtaaaaattctaccgccaagcgtgttaaatcttgaatgtcctatccttcttctacatttcaagcgtattgcagaatagatattcctattggtttcttcatagttaacaaattaaaactaggtgttttttctccaattatggacggcagttctccagtaatggatcccccattatggacagtgaaataagtttaaaattttacttttaaagccaactgatacgcaatgagtcaattttatacaccataaatacaattagtttgggttattttaacataggattgtttcttgtaaattttggttttgtaaattgttccttgtccattataggaggtaggcagtttttcgggtccagtaatggacacttgcaaaataacatcatttctttatatctttggaggaacaaactagtatgttttataccttatatcatgcttaatgcagtaagtaaaacgcattcaagattacaccgtgcgttatttttttattattttatacatgaactcatctctcttagcaacattacttcACCAGTCACCCTtcaagaattcgtcttgatatttttttcagtaaactggtgaattttatcttgtctccaaatccttcagaaataaccgaattaattgaaacttcaaaattaaacagctctacaactctagtttatggtacatagccgtcagtttttagaaacgtattttagatacttatttttaaggatttgtgtttttttgtccataatggcatcaccgtccattatggggtattttaccttaactaATTTTATTAAGTATCTTTGATTAGGTTTTTCTGGCACCTACTTTTAGTactacttgtacttttatatattctgtatgGTATTAAGTATCctattgttttttaattttattttattctcttGAGAGTTTAGAAACGTAGGTATGCTCCAAGCAACATAAAAAAGAATATCAGATAGTAGTCGCcgtcgtaaaaactagtgcctattcCAATTCTCGGGATTAGTTGCCAAGGCGgattctatttttttatattggtaTTCAGGataacaacagccgtaaatataacTAAGACATACTACTGCTTACGTATAAGAAGGCCAATAACAGTCAtccattaaattatattttgtaagatttatcatgagccgtggcaatttGCCGGGATGAACTTAAAAGTATAATTATGTTCACAGCTTCAAGAGCATGCAGACAGTAGTAAGGTAgatctggctaatgaaagttgcacccagtatttttttaaaacagcaactctggatgtcatatcatcgattgtcatctgtcagtgtgactgtcactttaacgaatttcggtaaaagttaacagcgaaatctataaataataatgaataacaccataaaaattagtaaagtaagtgctgtaaattaattagaattaataaaaaagaaaccatgttatcaatgtgttgccagctccaatttttttgaaattgccacgttttttcgggctcaactttcattagccagactctaagTTAACATGGGGTAAGATTTTCCTTCCGGGATAAGATAGTAGGTAAGCCGCCGTAGTGCTTCGTTATATGGAacatttttcatacatacatgcatacatacaatcacgcctgtatcccatgaaggggtagacagagcacatgaactactcaggtttcagtgccagtcttggcaaaaagaggtaGAAAGActagaaagaaaacgaaattgtgacattgcagtgacaggatgccagcctctcgcatttcagacacacacactcacacacacacacacacacacacacacacacacgcacgcacgcacgcacgcacgcacgcacgcgcacgcgcacacgcacacgcatcTAGTTGggattttcttttaaaaatgattttaaatataataattttgtggttCTGGGAATTTGAATGGTGGAATCAGTGGAATGTATAATACGAAGTAAACTAGAAATTATCcaagaaaaagcactctgaatttgtcaaatttgttacgaatcagtccttaaaaaaaaaaaaacatgaaaaaaaaacagttttttctggaatgtgttttttttctcctaaagtacgaaatctcaacaTTAGCAAGGCAATTagtacttttatacggttttgtAGACTTTCCGACGATTTTATTAAGTATCTTTGATTATGATGACTTTacgttaactattaaacgaatttaatttagCATGCAATTTTAATTTccagttttataaaactaacatttaccaaatctgtagttggtagttatcgctatttactgttggtaACACCACCACCTCTCCGCGCTCCACGCCGcacatcggggattccccaataaacgtttgtatgctgaatgtttatcgaattaaaatgtacgttattgttaatGAACCTTTATAAATCACgaaaaacttttttaaattacaaacactcaaaaataataaatgaaaatttttaacaaaaattttcTAAGTCCTAAAATCGGGCCCTTTTTGCTTATACCCCAACcgtccatacacaaaccacttgctcttgcttggtggccttgaggaacgggacaataacgtcatctttttcgtgcatgcagcccgtagtaacgagttattagacgttatcacgtcaaaaaaaacatatttaggaATAAAATGAtgtttgttttttttcataattatactaaaaaaaaatttttttttctatttgcaaccctacttCAGACCCCATGAGGAACTGATGATATCTCTGATAGTAGGTACAcctttttttattgttaaggtGATTATTCAAAATCTAAAAGTAAGcaggtataaatatttatttcattttactaAGTTATTGTGGGCAACTTTAGCGTGTAGCGCGATTTTTCATTAGTTGCGAGATTTACTTGCGGCGTAGCGAGCGTAGCGTCGTCGTGAATCTTGATCTAAACtcacgcggtagcgtgtcaagccaagttcaagtaaaagAACTGGCGAGCAGGTTCGTGTGTAACACGTAtacacgaaccatttggagccacttttgacccccttctaactctTAAAAACtttttcacataaacgtgtcaTATTTGGCTCATATATTGAGACTTGCGAGATACATGTGTGCTCCAAATTTCATAAACAAATCTCAAAGGGTTATTTAGATAATAACGTTCACAAATAGtcgtttttatcatttatataACTATAGACCAAAACTCTAACCCAGTTCCAGATGACCTAGAAAGTTCAAATTTTGGCATGGAGATAGGTAATTTGGTGAATACACAGAAATTAATCAGAAgctggtaattttttttaacccaaATACATAATTCCGTTTTAGTAGGTACGTATAAACTAGGAGTATAATAGTCGACTTTCGTATTTATTACGTTATTAACTggggtttagttttaattattgtttcaatatttggcGCACATAATTTATCTACAAAAAGTAATTATATGCCATCAAAatataaatgtgaaatgagagccaagttcaataatgtgatatatatatgGCTTGGTTGTTGACTTCAACGACAAAAGAAGTGAGATCTAAATGACTTTGATGTTCGTTCCGTGGCAGAAAGGAAAGTGCCTGCTTTGGGACGCTACGTGCGTAAGCACTTTTGCTGCGTCGCATATTGGCCGCACCGTAAAAACAGCTGGGGCTGCTGCTGAGGTGGCGGCTCTGAGGAAGCGGGAGAAGTATGCGGGGTTGGAGGGCTACTTGTTTGTACCTCTGGCGGTGGAAACGACAGGCTGTTGGTGCGCAGAGGCAATTGAGTTTCTTAAAGAGGTTGGGAACCGTTTGAGGGATAGGGACCTGGATCCTCGCTCCGGGTCATTCCTGGTGCAGAGGTTGTCCATCGCGATTCAGCGTGGCAATGCTGCGAGCGTGTTGGGCACCTTTGCGCCTGGGATGACGCGGGGCGGGGGGGGATTTTTGACTGATGTTAGTTAAGGTAGTTAGTTAATAAATGTTAATGAAATTAGTTAATTATAGATTGGTGTTTTGTGTAATGTGTTATTTCATAtctaggttaagttaggtttagttttttttaaatgtgtaatttttaacgtgtactttttttttgtgtattttactTAAGTAAATAAATCAGATCTAAatcgggtgccaagttcaatggtcagtcctgatatttatttataacaacataaaatatcatttcttcaGGATAATATATTGTAGCCTAAGTTCTGACTTGCCTAGTTCTCATGTACGAATTATTTTATAGCCCTAGCAAATTCTAAACCTGTTACTTCTAGAAACAAGCCGTCGAACATAATAATTCGTATATGAGAACTAGCCAAGTGTGACCTTAGGCTACAATATATTTATACTAAGTTGTAAGAAGaaagttactcatgaaataaaactatggaaacggattaaatcgcgtataatgaacgTAAGCTAAGgagttgcgagaggccattgagatcaagaaatacccaaactttaatagagaagatggctttactttaccaccggcttgggatccagtagtacatctgataatggaacaagcacgacgaaggctgtgaggcatttgtgttgtatggtgttggacatttgcagtttgttctttgtcaatgtagattaattggttaattattttttaacataggtagtaatggtaaattttttgaatattgtataactagctttattaatagtgtgtgaacctgccttagaaatctatattatttgtggtcatggttcgttaatatttcttgtatgtgggtagcttttgcacattgtaatttttcctcagtcacccgttgaccacgaacgctgtaaagagttcgaaacgtcgggatgtattttaaattcattatacgcgatttaatccgtttccatagttttatttcattgtaagaAGAAATCAtatttgatgttattataaattaatatcaggactgaccattgaacttggcGCCCATTTAGATCTAACTTCTTTTGTCGTTGAAGTCAACAACCAagccatatatatatatatatattattgaacttggctctcatttcacatttattaacacataattgattgaataagaaatattgtaaagagatgaaattatatacctaaaatatctataaataattgCCTATGAAACGAGTGAGATGAATGCCATGATGAAAAGAAATGTGTGTTTGATCTGTTAGATCGATAgatagtaaaataattgctacagCTAGAGCTAAAACTGAAGCTAAATCCGGTAATCTGTAACCAGGTAGCCATAAGGGATACCCAAACTTTGTTTttctaaaagatatttttttaaatgacgtttaaaagtaaatttagttttaatttgacgAATCGGGGGCGGGATATTGTTCCAGCACCTGGTTGCGAGATACCGGAAACAGCCTGTaaaagcaacagttttgtgaggGTGAGCTTCTAGGAGACAGCGCCTGGTAGACCGTGTACCATGTCGTTCATGGAAAGAGGATATGCGTATTTTAGAGAATAAGTAATGGGGCTTTTTGTCATTCAAAACGCCAAATAAGAGACTAGCTAGATGTAAGTGCCTCCGTGAGGACATATTTAATATGGATGCTTTGTTAAGGTATGGTGTAATGTGTGTTCTCGGTGGTATTGAGCTACAAAAACGGAAACAGGCATTTTGGACTCTTTGGATAAGACGACGAGTTTTTTCCAATAGTCGTGGCCCGTACACAATGTCTGCATAATTTAACTTAGAGAGTACCAGCGATTCGCACAACAACTTACGAATTTCCTCATTTAAGAGGTATCGTACTTGGTATAAGACCTTAAGACGAAAAAAACACGACTTCACTAATTCTCCTATATGCTTCTCAAACCTCAGCTGGTTGTCAATGACTAATCCCAAGTTTCTAGCCTCGTCTACGCGTTCGATCAGTGAACCCCTTATAAAAATTTTAGGTTCATTACATAAAATCCTAGAGAGTTGTACTTTGGATCCGAGTATCATAAACTTTGATTTAAGTGGGTTCAATAGTAATCCGTTATTATCTGCCCAAGTGGAGATATTTTCCAGGACCTCAGTTTTGATGGGATATGAATTTTCACCTATTAAACTGTAAACCATTCAGACTTTCAATAGGTTATACTGCCCGATTTTCTTTACAAATGTCACAGCGCTACTGTAGGTACCGATCTCTGTCAAAAGTTGAAAAGTGACTAATTTAGTTATCATGGATTAAATCCATATACATAATAGtattatacaatacaaatccactttattgcacaacctcagaaatgtacataggaacacacattacaataagtTATGTACCTAAAATAATTCTTATTTATATGTACTTTAGAACTTAGAACCCTAGGCTTACCTAACCTCGTGAGAAAACGTTGCATTTTTTTATTGAGTTGTGCTATTCTATTTGCATCAATTTGCTTCAATATGTCAAATTAAAGCACAACGCAATACCGCAACAAACAACGAAATGCCTTACCAATACATAAATGTTCCACGTCGCGTTGGTCTCACTGctgatattaatatatactcgtatctagttaataattaataacgtTTCTTGCGGAAATCTAAATAAGTATTGTTTAACGACAGAGTGTTAGTATTAATGGGTGAATCCGCCGACACGGTTCGATTACCTATGGCTTTTACTTTCTTTTTGTCGATAACAGATACAGTTCCTTATACGTATGTAACGTTTGGAACGCGTACGGTACGTCCTCGGCcgcgcggcgccggcgccgcgggCACGCGCTGCGCCTACTGCCGGAAATCTACTCCACACACCGGGTAAGCGCATGCTACTGGTCGATTTAGGTACGACTCGATGGCACATCCATGCAAACTTAAATCGGTAGGCCATGATTGAAACGGAGGTTCGAATGATCCTCGCAGAGCACGCCAACGTACTCGtatgtaattatatttttcgCACACAATCATACGCGATTTACTACACGCGCCGTAGATATAAGTCTTGCGTTTTTCCAAGCATTCTATCGGAGAAATTCACTTGGAAAATATTTCTTGATCATTTTCAAGTTCAGTTACGTAAGTACGCGTGCGGGAGAATTGGTGCAGAATGGCGGATGTTTGGTGGTGCTCGACGGCGAAGTGGCGCGCGGTTATAAGCTCGCACCCGCTCCTCCGGCTGTCAGTTGCCGATAGACCACCCTCGCAGACGTTAATTTCTAGTTATTTAGTGCAGTGTGTGAACATACGTCAAAATAACAAAATGTGTTCCGCTTTTCGGATAGCCGTCGTGTCAGTTATCTGCGTGGCCGTCGCATCCGGCCACGTGCACGGACCCCGCAGGTCCCGCCGGATGGATGCCGAGGATTATGCACAAAATGAAATTGACAGTGGAAGAGCCGAAGAGAGCTCATGGTGGCCTTCGGCAGAATTCGCCGTTTTGCAGAAAGTTTATGACGACTGCAGTGCGCAAAAGCACCTAACGATGTGCTTAAAGGGCAAAGCCCTACACGCCCTCACACGTGCCGTGGAACAGGTGAACAGTGAACCGAGTGCTTAAAATACCGTGATGTGCCGATAACGTGATATAAGAGTGTGTTGTAATGTTTTGTTGTATTGTACAGGAGAGCGTGCAGCTCGCGGACGGGCTCACCCTGGTGAAGCAGGCGGACGCTCCCGCGGCGGTCGCGGAGCCGCGCTTCTTCCCTGGCATGTCCACGGAAGACAAGCTCGACATGGCTCTGCGCACTAAATTCGAGCAATTGATGAACTCGCACACCATCTCTATGGATTTGGCTTCGGAGGGTAGAGGCAGAGGTGAGTACAATAACCAAGCATGCCTGAAGTGGTTATTAATATGAAGTACCTAAATTGTGTTTCttacataaaaattaaaattgtgatTCAGGCAAGAAAGTGCTCCCTTACCTGCTGCTCGGTATCTTCACCACCGTAAGCGTGGTGGGAGGCATCGCCCTCAAGACGCTGGCAGCCATCGCTGGCAAGGCGCTGATCGCCAGCAAGGTCGCGCTCACGATAGCCGGTATCATCGCCCTGAAGAAACTCTTCAGCCACGACGGCGCTCCCGGCGAAACTACCTTCCAAGTGCACGCTGATGGACATCATAGGTAATTTTAACaatgttatttcttttttttttaaataactgtacatatgtatatgtaataCATATGTTTGCGAACTTTAGTTCAAAAGTTTTGTTGTTGGCTAATTTTACCAtttcaagaatatttattacCATTTGTGTGTATTACAAattacatgaaaaaaaaatcataatagtTTTAATTATGGTTGTAAGCAATGTAAGTAATCATTCAGTAAATTTATCCATTTATTACGGGTTCTGGGCCGTAAAACCTTATTTTAAACCACAGAAGTTCCACTTTCTGGACAAAGAAGGCCTAAATTTCTGGGCACAACTTGAGCGGTAATCCCCGTCAcatcttattttttataacatttgAATAATATTGGTGTACTTGtgatatttgttttttaattcttTATATTTCAATTCTAGTCTTTAATTCGAAGGCGGAATATGTACGTGGTGAGGCCAGCGAAAGCAAGCGCGGTGGACCCATACCGGTACTACGGCGAGCAGACGACGtccaccgccgccgccgccgccagcgcGTAGCGCCCGCGCCCGACGCCCGCCTCACCGCCCACGCCCGCCGCGCCTTCGTCCACACAAACCTCAAACCAAAGTACCGTCCATAGCATGGACATCCTACTTAAGACGATTGGTCGTCCGCTCTCGTTGTCAAATCTATGTCAATAAATTATTtagtgtaatttatttattcgtgacTAAAGTTAAATAATTGCAGAAGTgatgtaagagataataaaaaaaacgtgaCACTGAATATGGTTTCATTTTCCGGACAATCTCATGTAGAATATTATTACCAATTCTGGAGATAATTAGCAAAACCTAACAAGTTACAAAACAGCTATCTTTTTTGCAGTTATTCTTTAGTAATAAAATCCGAAAAGCACCAGAGTGCATAATTAGCGATGTTAGATAAGCATGCTTTGTTAGGCGTGATAACAGCACCGTACAGATATGGGGCGTTCACTGTTAGTGCAGTAATTAAAATGTTGTTAACGTTACTTGCAATTATGCACTCGCTGCGACATCCTACAACTTAATATTTAACTACTCCTATCGGTAAAATGACCAGCCTACATAACTAGCTAATTGGGCGAGTAGGTTTTTCGCCGTCTTGAATTTAGCGATAGTTCCGGGATGGACGGGCTCATCCCCCGCGAGCCTGGTTTAAATACGTGCTTTAATTGATTGCATTAACCCGCTTTCTTTATTCGCTCTAGTGGAGAGGAGTCCGAGAAATGTGTCGAGATTTTCCGTTAATGTGGGTGCACTGGGCACGAACGTGGAAAGTAGAAAGTTATAATCGATTCACTGCACATGCACGCATACTGGTGCAGCACGTAGCTTGTTATGATCTTTTCTGCCTTATTGCGCATTGAGGTAATGCGATTTATTGCTTTTCACGCTAGGTTTGCTCTTGATTTTGCTTATTCAATGCGAAGGTTACCTATAATGTTCTGTTTGCTTGTGGGAACGCGGGTGCGCGTAGTTGGTATTGTTGTCGCTGTGTATAGTAACAAACAAGTAGTTAGGGAGGTTGCCTAATTACAAATGAATAGATGAGTGGGCTAGTGAGCTATTTTCCAGCTAGGAGAGCGCTGCAGCGGTGTGACGCGGCGCAGTTTGTTCGGCTGCGGAAGGTCAGCTCGTTGATTAGTCTAGCGCCGGTAAAGGCCGACCACAGAGCGCGTTTGTGCGCCCGGACTGCTGTTTATAATGCAGATATGTGTTTGCCCAATCGCTGCACGCTACGCTGGCTATATGGCATCGTTAATGTGGCTGGCGTCTCTTTGCATACGCAAATATAGGGCGGGCGGTCCAGCGTTGATTAAGCGGTGCGCTGGCGGCCTGTGTAAAATTACCTAGTCTATACCTCGCATTTTGTACCTTTTAAAATTAGGCTCTTAGGGAATGATACTCCTCCTGTTCCTGTCTATTCGGAAACTTCTTGAAATCGGCTCTTAGAATCAGCAGTGCTGGAAATGATCGAAAGTAGTCTTTAATACATAGTCGCGCTCCAGCAGACTATAAGTGGCGCATCTAAAGCGACATTAATAATTAGTTATGGTAGGATATATTCTCGGTCCGGCATCACACC is a genomic window of Leguminivora glycinivorella isolate SPB_JAAS2020 chromosome 6, LegGlyc_1.1, whole genome shotgun sequence containing:
- the LOC125227311 gene encoding uncharacterized protein LOC125227311 isoform X2 — encoded protein: MCSAFRIAVVSVICVAVASGHVHGPRRSRRMDAEDYAQNEIDSGRAEESSWWPSAEFAVLQKVYDDCSAQKHLTMCLKGKALHALTRAVEQESVQLADGLTLVKQADAPAAVAEPRFFPGMSTEDKLDMALRTKFEQLMNSHTISMDLASEGRGRGKKVLPYLLLGIFTTVSVVGGIALKTLAAIAGKALIASKVALTIAGIIALKKLFSHDGAPGETTFQVHADGHHSL
- the LOC125227311 gene encoding uncharacterized protein LOC125227311 isoform X1 encodes the protein MCSAFRIAVVSVICVAVASGHVHGPRRSRRMDAEDYAQNEIDSGRAEESSWWPSAEFAVLQKVYDDCSAQKHLTMCLKGKALHALTRAVEQESVQLADGLTLVKQADAPAAVAEPRFFPGMSTEDKLDMALRTKFEQLMNSHTISMDLASEGRGRGKKVLPYLLLGIFTTVSVVGGIALKTLAAIAGKALIASKVALTIAGIIALKKLFSHDGAPGETTFQVHADGHHRRNMYVVRPAKASAVDPYRYYGEQTTSTAAAAASA